From Acropora muricata isolate sample 2 chromosome 14, ASM3666990v1, whole genome shotgun sequence, one genomic window encodes:
- the LOC136899493 gene encoding uncharacterized protein: MASSSPSPLASSGEKTNGAKLSRLLIDGGTMVLRKIFDRYHPPADLQANLNANYGTLNNLLKRRVLRQPQWDLLFPPGGATPDSNTFDITLLFLVLTSICGLSPPPSGWHTKPSASDTSVEANLARIKFFRNELYGHVSTTGVDTPTFSALWQEISAVLVALGLPRVEIDRLKAEHYGEEDFLNMLFKWAESEEDIKSQLRDIRRYQAKIMEMVEDLHSVNVSQETIDEKRQTQLADRGTVRDNKVDTKLQEEVEVQREKNRENEILKKLAKIETLKNVRNHADRYVDGTRLSFFSAVESWLNDRSCPNRVMVISGSAGMGKSVISAVICEKMQDAGRLAGNHFCQHDRARHRNPKVMLQSLASQLCDILPEYKKALIEKLSRNLGVEINNMEVKDLFEVLFEEPLASLKDSSSAYLMVIDGLDESEFQGRNELLDVIANYFEGLPLWIRFLVTTRPEINIAGNLKNLHPLQMDPNVEENIKDIYLCFDKQISHLLQSEHQEIVLRALVEKSEGVMLYAHYLADFIKKEMPVLTPELLDSILPSGISSVYRSYFKRLETELCTELSVMEEPFFTFLSAVAASREPLPLGFVSKLLLPGKSTSAAHRKVKAAISCVSALLPVQDGCIHFFHKSVKDWLIDKSNYGQHHFSVDENEGHEVLSKLCIDELHELKRKGVDGAQFSDNTKYALRHGVQHMLQLEDARVCSLEEVVTKFVLDVELVYAKLCVNVTAAFEDIVCVQKEAGIEKLQRALNTLLVVLRKHIATLEKLPHTIFQTLWNEGGPELSSQALNLLETRYSEMAYVEYLHKENMQGRIQAKFRCSGAVACFDVSPQLDYMVCECNDNTIQLWSLHTGKQLWKRDVKVAKNYYWWFDEECYDVVCEPYRPATFVKSLYRSVVFHPTEDFVLPGILSHAYSFHGELRPLFPSSKCRFSVCSISADKTKMLTNCTSDAKSIIMWSLTDGSEINRFAWKVYIVSFALSRDGRLLAVSDCRGSIGLHDVMDDYRTLAQTTILRECGMIKFSPDCQCLYCFNSARCDLFRLDVSVGDDGALSLVISHNEVSYHPREFESGSEPGFLLGDPFYLPPKRDPIRIRSPILVFVLNKQSVLSVSPNGSIIEMLQLDELTKDSAGDSEAVLKKVVLSLKGDRLFIITDRKLQLMVWDISSGMFKPGKILPWGVHGNYNIVAVREGLLLQTSYDTLELWDFELRQWIRRWNAFEYIVGVISISEDQVACEVGKRPGRREEKKEKKVIIVDTTREGFVSTITINGDLVACNSKCHVITTDGQELQMQCGAEVFWKLAVPFKPLGFHSFKSFSPTEQYCILADSKALYVFDVALGRTFRSLQPRIHEGSLPKTSDCKFVSDEECVACFSFGDFAGSLLQLFNVKSGDLLSEIAFEGSVYSLAASPRERLVAIGDGYSKVNFKVLQVKLPGDQHSRPSKRIKPKE, from the exons ATGGCATCCTCTTCACCTTCACCCTTGGCAAGCTCTGGAGAGAAGACAAATGGAGCCAAGCTCAGCAGACTTCTCATTGATGGTGGAACAATGGTTCTTAGGAAGATTTTCGATAGATATCATCCCCCAGCAGATCTGCAGGCTAATCTCAATGCAAACTATGGCACTCTGAACAATCTCTTAAAGAGGAGGGTTTTACGTCAACCTCAATGGGACCTACTGTTCCCACCTGGCGGAGCCACACCAGACTCCAACACATTTGACATTACTTTGTTATTCCTCGTTCTAACTAGCATTTGTGGactctcccctcccccctcGGGGTGGCACACTAAGCCTTCCGCGAGTGACACCTCTGTTGAGGCAAACCTTGCTCGCATCAAGTTTTTCCGCAATGAGTTGTACGGTCATGTTAGCACCACTGGTGTGGATACACCTACTTTCTCTGCTCTGTGGCAGGAAATTAGTGCTGTACTTGTTGCTCTTGGCTTACCTCGGGTGGAAATTGATAGATTGAAGGCAGAACATTATGGAGAGGAAGACTTTCTTAACATGTTGTTTAAGTGGGCTGAAAGTGAAGAGGACATCAAGTCACAGCTGAGGGACATACGTCGTTATCAAGCAAAAATCATGGAAATGGTGGAGGATTTGCATTCTGTAAATGTTTCACAGGAAACTATTGATGAAAAACGTCAGACCCAACTAGCAGATCGTGGAACCGTGCGAGACAACAAAGTTGACACGAAGTTGCAAGAAGAAGTGGAAGTTCAAAGAGAAAAGAACAGAGAAAATGAAATACTGAAGAAACTCGCAAAGATTGAGACCCTGAAAAACGTAAGAAATCACGCTGACAGATACGTTGACGGAACCCGTTTGTCATTCTTTTCAGCTGTGGAAAGCTGGCTAAATGACAGAAGTTGCCCAAATCGTGTGATGGTAATTAGCGGAAGTGCTGGGATGGGAAAGTCTGTTATCTCAGCTGTTATTTGTGAAAAGATGCAAGATGCTGGGCGGCTAGCTGGAAACCACTTTTGTCAGCATGACAGAGCGCGCCACAGGAATCCGAAGGTCATGCTACAGTCCTTAGCCAGTCAGCTTTGTGATATTCTGCCAGAGTACAAGAAAGCTCTCATAGAAAAGTTGTCAAGAAATCTTGGTGTGGAGATTAACAACATGGAAGTAAAGGATCTGTTCGAGGTGCTGTTTGAGGAACCTCTAGCCAGCTTGAAGGACTCTAGTTCGGCCTATCTGATGGTGATAGACGGCTTGGATGAAAGCGAGTTCCAAGGAAGAAATGAGCTTCTAGACGTAATTGCTAATTACTTCGAAGGTCTTCCATTGTGGATTCGATTTCTGGTGACAACTCGACCGGAAATAAACATTGCAGGAAATCTAAAGAATTTGCACCCCCTGCAGATGGATCCAAACGTTGAAGAGAACATCAAGGATATTTATCTTTGCTTTGACAAACAAATCAGCCATTTATTGCAATCTGAGCATCAGGAAATCGTCTTGCGAGCACTGGTTGAAAAGTCAGAAGGAGTTATGCTATATGCTCATTACCTGGCTGATTTCATAAAGAAGGAAATGCCAGTTTTAACCCCTGAACTGCTGGACAGCATCTTGCCATCAGGTATTTCGTCTGTTTATCGCTCGTATTTCAAGCGTCTGGAGACTGAACTTTGTACGGAACTAAGCGTCATGGAAGAAccattttttacatttcttagtGCTGTCGCAGCTTCAAGAGAGCCATTGCCACTCGGTTTCGTTTCTAAATTGTTGTTACCTGGTAAATCGACATCAGCGGCTCACCGAAAAGTAAAGGCGGCAATTTCTTGTGTTTCAGCACTTCTACCTGTCCAAGACGGGTGTATTCACTTCTTTCACAAGTCGGTGAAAGACTGGTTGATTGACAAATCTAACTACGGACAGCACCACTTCAGTGTGGACGAAAATGAAGGCCATGAAGTCCTTTCTAAGCTCTGCATTGATGAGCTTCATGAGTTGAAACGAAAAGGCGTGGACGGTGCACAGTTCAGTGACAATACAAAGTACGCTCTGCGACATGGTGTTCAACACATGCTACAACTAGAGGATGCGAGAGTATGCAGCCTTGAGGAAGTTGTTACGAAATTTGTTTTGGACGTAGAGCTTGTGTACGCAAAGTTGTGTGTGAATGTCACAGCGGCGTTTGAAGACATTGTTTGTGTCCAGAAGGAAGCGGGCATCGAAAAACTTCAAAGGGCCCTTAACACTTTGTTGGTCGTGTTAAGAAAACATATTGCCACATTAGAAAAACTTCCCCACACCATCTTTCAAACCTTGTGGAATGAGGGAGGACCTGAATTGTCATCTCAAGCCTTAAATCTTTTGGAGACTAGATATTCTGAAATGGCATATGTAGAATACTTGCACAAGGAGAATATGCAAGGGCGTATTCAAGCCAAATTTCGATGTTCAGGAGCCGTTgcttgttttgatgtttcaccACAGTTGGACTACATGGTGTGCGAATGTAACGATAACACGATACAACTATGGTCGCTCCATACTGGCAAACAGTTATGGAAACGAGATGTCAAGGTAGCCAAAAATTACTACTGGTGGTTTGATGAGGAATGCTATGATGTTGTGTGCGAACCATATAGGCCAGCGACATTCGTTAAGTCGTTATACCGCTCAGTAGTGTTTCATCCCACGGAGGACTTTGTCTTACCAGGAATCCTCAGCCATGCCTATTCGTTTCACGGAGAGCTGAGACCACTTTTTCCTTCGAGCAAGTGCCGTTTCtcagtttgttcaatttctgcAGACAAGACCAAGATGCTAACTAATTGCACCAGTGATGCCAAATCAATTATCATGTGGAGTCTGACAGATGGCTCAGAGATAAATCGTTTTGCATGGAAGGTCTATATCGTATCATTTGCTTTGTCTCGCGATGGGAGACTGCTTGCAGTTTCTGACTGTCGTGGTTCAATTGGTTTGCATGACGTAATGGATGATTATAGAACTCTAGCACAGACAACTATTTTGCGAGAGTGTGGAATGATAAAGTTCTCCCCTGACTGTCAATGTCTGTATTGCTTCAACAGTGCTCGGTGTGATCTCTTTCGTTTAGATGTCAGCGTTGGAGATGACGGGGCTCTTTCTTTGGTTATTTCGCATAATGAAGTATCTTATCACCCCCGGGAGTTTGAATCCGGTAGTGAGCCCGGATTTTTATTGGGAGATCCTTTTTACCTGCCACCGAAAAGAGATCCCATCCGCATACGGAGTCCCATCCTTGTGTTTGTCCTGAATAAACAATCTGTATTGAGCGTTTCTCCTAATGGTAGCATAATAGAGATGTTGCAGCTTGATGAACTAACCAAAGACAGTGCCGGAGATTCAGAGGCTGTTCTTAAGAAAGTTGTATTGTCACTGAAGGGTGACAGGCTGTTTATTATCACAGATCGGAAACTACAACTTATGGTTTGGGACATATCAAGTGGAATGTTCAAACCTGGGAAAATACTACCCTGGGGAGTCCACGGTAATTATAATATTGTAGCCGTAAGAGAAGGTCTTCTGTTGCAAACCAGTTATGACACCCTTGAGCTTTGGGATTTTGAGTTGCGTCAGTGGATCCGACGCTGGAATGCATTTGAGTACATCGTTGGAGTAATCTCCATATCAGAAGACCAAGTGGCCTGTGAAGTAGGAAAGAGACCCGGACGcagagaagaaaagaaagagaagaaagtcATCATTGTTGATACAACTAGGGAAGGCTTTGTGTCAACGATTACTATTAATGGGGATCTTGTTGCTTGTAACAGTAAATGTCACGTGATAACCACTGATGGTCAGGAATTGCAGATGCAATGTGGTGCTGAAGTTTTCTGGAAGTTAGCTGTACCTTTTAAGCCCCTTGGCTTTCATAGCTTCAAATCATTTTCTCCAACCGAGCAGTATTGCATACTTGCAGATTCCAAAGCCCTTTACGTCTTCGATGTAGCTTTAGGACGAACATTCCGCTCATTACAACCACGCATTCATGAGGGCTCTCTTCctaaaaccagtgattgcaagTTTGTTAGTGACGAGGAGTGTGTTGCCTGCTTCTCCTTCGGTGATTTTGCAGGTAGCCTTCTTCAGCTGTTTAATGTCAAGTCAGGTGATCTGCTAAGTGAAATTGCTTTTGAGGGCAGTGTGTACAGTTTAGCAGCTTCTCCTCGTGAGCGTCTTGTCGCCATTGGTGATGGGTATTCCAAAGTGAATTTCAAAGTTCTTCAGGTGAAGTTGCCGGGAGATCAACACAGCAGGCCGAGCAAAAG GATCAAGCCTAAAGAGTGA
- the LOC136899494 gene encoding uncharacterized protein: protein MASSSSSPLASSVEKTNGAKLSRLLIDGGTMVLRKIFDRYHPPANLQSNLYANSGTLKNLLRRRVLHKPQWDLLFPPGGATPDPNTFDISLLFLLLTNICGLSPPPSGWHTNPPGSDTSFEANLARIKLFRNKVYGHVTTTGIDKATFSALWKEISAALVALGLPQAEIGRLKAEHCGEEDFLNVLFEWAESEEDLKSQLRDIKEMLKGILNLQSENEILKKLAKIDPLKNVRNHADRYVDGTRLSFFSAVDSWLNDSSSPNRVMVISASAGMGKSVISAVICEKMQGDGRLAGSHFCEHGRARHRNPKVMLQSLASQLCDILPEYKIALMEKLSRNLGVGINNMEVRDLFEVLFEEPLASLNDSSLTYLMVIDGLDESEFQGRNELLDIIANYFQGLPLWIRFLVTTRPEINIAENLKNLHPLQLDPNVEENVKDIYLCFDKQISHLLQSEHQEIVLGALVQKSEGVMLYAHYLADFIKKEMPVLTPELLDSILPSGISSVYHSYFKRLETELCTRLSVLEDPFFSFLSAVAASREPLPLSFVSELLLPGKSTSAAHRKVNVAISCVSTLLPVQDGCIHFFHKSVKDWLIDKSNYGQHHFSVDEKEGHEVLSKLCIDELHELKRKGVDGAQFSDITKYALRHGVQHMLQLEDARVCSLEEVVTKFVLDVELLYAKLFVNVTAAFEDIVCVQKQAGIEKLQRALNTLLVLLRTHIATLEKLPHTIFQTLLNEGVPELSSQAISLLETRYSEMAYVEYLHKENVQRLIQAKFRCSGVVACFDVSPQLDYMVCECMDNTIQLWSLHTGKQLWKRDVKEAKDCYYRHFKSSYRSVVFHPTHDRVLPGILSHAYSFHGELRPLFPSSKCRFSVCSISADKTKMLTNCTSDAKSIIMWSLTDGSEINRFAWNDGIVSFALSRDGRLLAVSDFRGWIGLLDVMDDYRTLAQTTISGVCGMIKFSPDYQRLYCLDSDRWDLFRLDVNVGDDGGLSLDIARNEVCDHPWEFESGSEPGFLLGDLFYVAPQRTHFRFPSRSLVFVLNKQSILGVPFNESVILMLQLDELTKDIAGDSKAIVMKVVFSLNGDKLFIIGDRKRELMVWDISSGMFKPRKILPQGVCDDYNLVAVREGLLLQTSKDTLELWDFELRECIRSWNASGYILRVISISEDQVACTVGKLLSPLDTAMNKVIIVDTTRKGFLSTITIHGDFVACNSKCHVITTDGEELQMQCGAVVFWKIAVPSNAYHLYSFGSFSPSEQYCILADRNALYVLDVALGRTLRTLQPRIHEGFHPKTVKCKFVSDEECVALFCIAYSPTYLLQLFNVKSGDLLSEINFEGRLHSLAVCPRERLVAIGYEYFNMNFKVLQVNLPGDQHSSRSKRIKPKE from the exons ATGGCATCCTCTTCATCTTCACCCTTGGCAAGCTCTGTAGAGAAGACAAATGGAGCCAAGCTCAGCAGACTTCTCATTGATGGTGGAACAATGGTTCTTAGGAAGATTTTCGATAGATATCATCCCCCAGCAAATCTGCAGTCTAATCTCTATGCAAACTCTGGCACTCTGAAGAATCTCTTAAGGAGGAGGGTTTTACATAAACCTCAGTGGGACCTACTGTTCCCTCCTGGTGGAGCCACACCAGACCCCAACACATTTGACATAAGTTTGTTATTCCTCCTTCTCACTAACATTTGTGGACTCTCCCCTCCCCCTTCGGGGTGGCACACTAATCCACCCGGGAGTGACACCTCTTTTGAGGCAAACCTTGCTCGCATCAAGCTTTTCCGCAATAAGGTGTACGGTCATGTTACCACCACTGGTATAGATAAAGCTACTTTCTCTGCTCTATGGAAGGAAATTAGTGCTGCACTTGTTGCTCTTGGGTTACCTCAGGCCGAAATTGGTAGATTGAAGGCAGAACATTGTGGAGAGGAAGACTTTCTTAACGTGTTGTTTGAGTGGGCTGAAAGTGAAGAGGACCTCAAGTCACAACTGAGGGACATCAAGGAAATGTTGAAGGGTATACTTAATTTGCAATCTGAAAATGAAATACTAAAGAAACTCGCAAAGATTGACCCCCTGAAAAACGTAAGAAATCACGCTGACAGATACGTTGACGGAACCCGTTTGTCATTCTTTTCAGCTGTGGACAGCTGGCTTAATGACAGTAGTTCCCCAAATCGTGTGATGGTAATTAGCGCAAGTGCTGGTATGGGAAAGTCTGTTATCTCAGCTGTTATTTGTGAAAAGATGCAAGGTGATGGGCGGCTAGCTGGAAGCCACTTTTGTGAGCATGGCAGGGCGCGCCACAGGAATCCCAAGGTCATGCTACAGTCCTTAGCCAGTCAGCTTTGTGATATTCTGCCAGAGTACAAGATAGCTCTCATGGAAAAGTTGTCAAGAAATCTTGGTGTGGGGATTAACAACATGGAAGTGAGGGATCTGTTTGAAGTGCTGTTTGAGGAACCTCTAGCCAGCTTGAACGACTCTAGTTTGACCTATCTGATGGTGATAGACGGCTTGGATGAAAGCGAGTTCCAAGGAAGAAATGAGCTACTAGACATAATTGCTAATTACTTCCAAGGTCTTCCATTGTGGATTCGATTTCTGGTGACAACGCGACCGGAAATAAACATTGCAGAAAATCTAAAGAATTTGCACCCCCTGCAGCTGGATCCAAACGTTGAAGAGAACGTCAAGGATATTTATCTTTGCTTTGACAAACAAATCAGCCATTTATTGCAATCTGAGCATCAGGAAATCGTCTTGGGAGCGCTGGTTCAAAAGTCAGAGGGAGTTATGCTATATGCTCATTACCTGGCTGATTTCATAAAGAAGGAAATGCCAGTTTTAACCCCTGAACTGCTGGACAGCATCTTGCCATCAGGTATTTCGTCTGTTTATCACTCGTATTTCAAGCGTCTGGAGACTGAACTTTGTACGAGACTAAGCGTCTTGGAAGatccatttttttcatttcttagtGCGGTCGCAGCTTCAAGAGAGCCATTGCCACTCAGTTTCGTTTCTGAATTGTTGTTACCTGGTAAGTCGACATCAGCGGCTCACCGAAAAGTAAACGTGGCAATTTCTTGTGTTTCAACACTTCTACCTGTCCAAGACGGGTGTATTCACTTCTTTCACAAGTCGGTGAAAGACTGGTTGATTGACAAATCTAACTACGGACAGCACCACTTCAGTGTGGACGAAAAAGAAGGCCATGAAGTCCTTTCTAAGCTCTGCATTGATGAGCTTCATGAGTTgaaacgaaaaggtgttgaCGGCGCACAGTTCAGTGACATTACAAAGTATGCTCTGCGACATGGCGTTCAACACATGCTACAACTAGAGGATGCGAGAGTATGCAGCCTTGAGGAAGTTGTTACGAAATTTGTTTTGGACGTAGAGCTTTTGTACGCAAAGTTGTTTGTGAATGTCACAGCGGCGTTTGAAGACATTGTTTGTGTCCAGAAGCAAGCGGGCATCGAAAAACTTCAAAGGGCCCTAAACACTTTGTTGGTCTTGTTAAGAACACATATTGCCACATTAGAAAAACTTCCCCACACCATCTTTCAAACCTTGTTGAATGAGGGAGTACCTGAATTGTCATCTCAAGCTATAAGTCTTTTGGAGACTAGATATTCTGAAATGGCATATGTGGAATATTTGCACAAGGAGAATGTGCAAAGGTTAATTCAAGCCAAATTTCGATGTTCAGGAGTCGTTgcttgttttgatgtttcaccACAGTTGGACTACATGGTGTGCGAATGTATGGATAACACGATACAGCTATGGTCGCTCCATACTGGCAAGCAGTTATGGAAACGAGACGTCAAGGAAGCCAAAGATTGCTACTACAG gcactttaagtcATCATACCGCTCAGTAGTGTTTCATCCCACGCATGACCGTGTCTTACCAGGAATCCTCAGCCATGCCTATTCGTTTCACGGAGAACTGAGACCACTTTTTCCTTCGAGCAAGTGCCGTTTCTCAGTTTGTTCGATTTCTGCAGACAAGACCAAGATGCTAACTAATTGCACCAGTGATGCCAAATCAATTATCATGTGGAGTCTGACAGATGGCTCAGAGATAAATCGTTTTGCATGGAATGACGGTATCGTATCATTTGCTTTGTCTCGCGATGGCAGACTGCTTGCAGTTTCCGACTTTCGTGGTTGGATTGGTTTGCTTGACGTAATGGATGATTATAGAACTCTAGCACAGACAACTATTTCAGGAGTATGCGGAATGATAAAGTTCTCCCCTGACTATCAACGTCTGTATTGCCTTGACAGTGATCGGTGGGATCTCTTTCGTTTAGATGTCAACGTGGGAGATGACGGGGGCCTTTCTTTGGATATTGCGCGTAATGAAGTATGTGATCATCCCTGGGAATTTGAATCCGGTAGTGAGCCCGGATTTTTATTGGGAGATCTTTTTTACGTTGCACCGCAAAGAACTCACTTCCGCTTCCCGAGTCGCAGCCTTGTCTTTGTCCTGAATAAACAATCTATATTGGGAGTTCCTTTTAATGAAAGCGTAATATTGATGCTGCAGCTTGATGAACTAACCAAAGACATTGCCGGAGATTCAAAGGCTATTGTTATGAAGGTTGTATTCTCACTGAATGGTGACAAGCTGTTTATTATCGGAGATCGGAAACGAGAACTTATGGTTTGGGACATATCAAGTGGAATGTTCAAACCTAGGAAAATATTACCCCAGGGAGTCTGCGATGATTATAATCTTGTAGCCGTAAGGGAAGGTCTTCTGTTGCAAACCAGTAAGGACACCCTTGAGCTTTGGGATTTTGAGTTGCGTGAGTGCATCCGAAGCTGGAATGCATCAGGGTACATCCTTCGAGTAATCTCCATATCAGAAGACCAAGTGGCCTGTACAGTAGGGAAGTTACTCAGCCCTCTGGATACAGCCATGAACAAAGTCATCATTGTGGATACAACCAGGAAAGGCTTTTTGTCAACAATTACTATTCATGGGGATTTTGTTGCTTGTAACAGTAAATGTCACGTGATAACCACTGATGGTGAGGAATTGCAGATGCAATGTGGCGCTGTTGTTTTCTGGAAGATAGCCGTACCTTCTAACGCCTATCATTTGTATTCCTTCGGTTCATTTTCTCCGAGCGAGCAGTATTGCATACTTGCAGATCGCAACGCCCTTTACGTCCTTGATGTAGCTTTAGGACGAACACTCCGCACATTACAACCACGCATTCATGAGGGCTTCCATCCTAAAACCGTTAAGTGCAAGTTTGTTAGTGACGAGGAGTGTGTCGCCCTCTTCTGCATCGCTTATTCTCCAACTTACTTACTACAGCTGTTTAATGTCAAGTCAGGTGACCTGCTAAGTGAAATTAATTTTGAAGGCCGTTTGCACAGTTTAGCAGTTTGTCCTCGTGAGCGTCTTGTCGCCATTGGTTATGAGTATTTCAACATGAATTTCAAAGTTCTTCAGGTGAATTTGCCGGGAGATCAACACAGCAGTCGGAGCAAAAG GATCAAGCCTAAAGAGTGA